In one Gallus gallus isolate bGalGal1 chromosome 20, bGalGal1.mat.broiler.GRCg7b, whole genome shotgun sequence genomic region, the following are encoded:
- the ANKRD60 gene encoding ankyrin repeat domain-containing protein 60 isoform X4: MNDLTLKQLKSDLELLTGIPFHFQRLHYLDEIDLPDDSTFMDNDIVPGGTITMRIWKQDGWGHLVAAAVKGDTLKLVQLGVTEEYAGTSPYAKILGPEQKKEWVAHRAFVALFVASHRGHVNTVKFLLSHGADVRSKTPLGRTALHVAAVMGRCECIELLVSFGARALDPDCEGQTAVRLAQRWGQKESKRALMRVPRQLAGARPQHQDGAVQQAHGQPA; this comes from the exons ATG AATGACTTGACTCTGAAGCAGCTTAAGTCTGATTTAGAATTATTGACTGGGATCCCCTTTCATTTCCAGCGGCTTCACTACCTGGATGAAA TAGACCTGCCAGATGATTCTACGTTTATGGACAATGATATTGTCCCTGGTGGAACAATTACAATGCGCATCTGGAAACAAGATGGCTGGGGGCATCTCGTGGCAGCTGCTGTGAAAGGAGACACTCTGAAG CTGGTCCAGCTGGGAGTTACAGAAGAGTATGCTGGCACCTCTCCATATGCAAAGATACTGGGACCAGAGCAGAAAAAGGAGTGGGTAGCACACCGTGCTTTTGTGGCTCTGTTTGTTGCCAGCCACAGAGGTCATGTTAACACTGTGAAGTTTCTCTTAAGTCATG GTGCAGATGTGCGCTCTAAAACTCCACTGGGAAGGACTGCGCTGCATGTAGCTGCTGTCATGGGCCGCTGTGAGTGCATCGAGCTGCTGGTGAGCTTTGGGGCACGAGCCCTCGACCCAGACTGCGAGGGGCAAACAGCAGTGAGGTTGGCTCAGCGCTGGGGCCAGAAGGAGAGCAAGCGTGCCCTGATGCGCGTTCCACGGCAGCTGGCTGGTGCCAGGCCTCAGCACCAggatggagctgtgcagcaggccCACGGCCAGCCAGCCTGA
- the ANKRD60 gene encoding ankyrin repeat domain-containing protein 60 isoform X2, giving the protein MPRSTLPLQTLKIQLRLAETNEIFSLPQCQNDLTLKQLKSDLELLTGIPFHFQRLHYLDENLPDDSTFMDNDIVPGGTITMRIWKQDGWGHLVAAAVKGDTLKLVQLGVTEEYAGTSPYAKILGPEQKKEWVAHRAFVALFVASHRGHVNTVKFLLSHGADVRSKTPLGRTALHVAAVMGRCECIELLVSFGARALDPDCEGQTAVRLAQRWGQKESKRALMRVPRQLAGARPQHQDGAVQQAHGQPA; this is encoded by the exons ATGCCCAGGTCTACCTTGCCTCTGCAGACCCTTAAGATCCAGCTCAGGCTAGCTGAAACTAATGAGATATTTTCACTACCTCAATGCCAGAATGACTTGACTCTGAAGCAGCTTAAGTCTGATTTAGAATTATTGACTGGGATCCCCTTTCATTTCCAGCGGCTTCACTACCTGGATGAAA ACCTGCCAGATGATTCTACGTTTATGGACAATGATATTGTCCCTGGTGGAACAATTACAATGCGCATCTGGAAACAAGATGGCTGGGGGCATCTCGTGGCAGCTGCTGTGAAAGGAGACACTCTGAAG CTGGTCCAGCTGGGAGTTACAGAAGAGTATGCTGGCACCTCTCCATATGCAAAGATACTGGGACCAGAGCAGAAAAAGGAGTGGGTAGCACACCGTGCTTTTGTGGCTCTGTTTGTTGCCAGCCACAGAGGTCATGTTAACACTGTGAAGTTTCTCTTAAGTCATG GTGCAGATGTGCGCTCTAAAACTCCACTGGGAAGGACTGCGCTGCATGTAGCTGCTGTCATGGGCCGCTGTGAGTGCATCGAGCTGCTGGTGAGCTTTGGGGCACGAGCCCTCGACCCAGACTGCGAGGGGCAAACAGCAGTGAGGTTGGCTCAGCGCTGGGGCCAGAAGGAGAGCAAGCGTGCCCTGATGCGCGTTCCACGGCAGCTGGCTGGTGCCAGGCCTCAGCACCAggatggagctgtgcagcaggccCACGGCCAGCCAGCCTGA
- the C20orf85 gene encoding uncharacterized protein C20orf85 homolog, with the protein MALGGPLSRLRAQHGAAPCVAQEGRPAPRPRAHSRSPLPAVGARTTAPQRSQRATPPGGEMAEPRSAVAEDSCWKRYVESELETARRWSHKWGFLKAALEELIEDEKKEKTKPTIQLPEHLRIRPVTPVEKYIKVNPSPPVPKTSQGFIGWRSAVPELQLEHCFQIQSCKGAFFKDLKWPREPSD; encoded by the exons ATGGCTCTTGGAGGACCGCTCTCCAGGCTGAGAGCGCAGCACGGAGCAGCGCCGTGTGTGGCGCAGGAGGGCCGCCCCGCGCCTCGGCCACGCGCTCATTCCCGCTCTCCGCTCCCGGCCGTCGGCGCGCGCACCACCGCCCCGCAACGGTCGCAGCGCGCGACCCCTCCCGGCGGGGAAATGGCCGAGCCGCGCAGCGCCGTGGCCGAGGACAGCTGCTG GAAACGATACGTGGAAAGTGAACTCGAAACTGCAAGAAGATGGTCTCAcaaatggggattcttgaaagCGGCTCTCGAGGAG ttgattgaagatgaaaagaaagaaaaaacaaagcccaCGATTCAGCTCCCAGAGCATCTGCGGATTCGTCCTGTGACACCTgtggaaaaatatattaag GTGAATCCATCCCCTCCAGTTCCGAAGACTTCCCAGGGATTTATTGGCTGGAGATCAGCTGTTCCAGAGCTCCAACTTGAACATTGTTTTCAAATCCAGAGCTGCAAAGGCGCCTTCTTCAAGGATCTGAAGTGGCCACGTGAGCCCTCTGACTGA
- the ANKRD60 gene encoding ankyrin repeat domain-containing protein 60 isoform X3 gives MPRSTLPLQTLKIQLRLAETNEIFSLPQCQNDLTLKQLKSDLELLTGIPFHFQRLHYLDEIDLPDDSTFMDNDIVPGGTITMRIWKQDGWGHLVAAAVKGDTLKLVQLGVTEEYAGTSPYAKILGPEQKKEWVAHRAFVALFVASHRGHVNTVKFLLSHGADVRSKTPLGRTALHVAAVMGRCECIELLFKIATYREEKLFLPVDVEVGRWQWGRQGVSQHHNQLRVAALHPPPTVVLHLSPV, from the exons ATGCCCAGGTCTACCTTGCCTCTGCAGACCCTTAAGATCCAGCTCAGGCTAGCTGAAACTAATGAGATATTTTCACTACCTCAATGCCAGAATGACTTGACTCTGAAGCAGCTTAAGTCTGATTTAGAATTATTGACTGGGATCCCCTTTCATTTCCAGCGGCTTCACTACCTGGATGAAA TAGACCTGCCAGATGATTCTACGTTTATGGACAATGATATTGTCCCTGGTGGAACAATTACAATGCGCATCTGGAAACAAGATGGCTGGGGGCATCTCGTGGCAGCTGCTGTGAAAGGAGACACTCTGAAG CTGGTCCAGCTGGGAGTTACAGAAGAGTATGCTGGCACCTCTCCATATGCAAAGATACTGGGACCAGAGCAGAAAAAGGAGTGGGTAGCACACCGTGCTTTTGTGGCTCTGTTTGTTGCCAGCCACAGAGGTCATGTTAACACTGTGAAGTTTCTCTTAAGTCATG GTGCAGATGTGCGCTCTAAAACTCCACTGGGAAGGACTGCGCTGCATGTAGCTGCTGTCATGGGCCGCTGTGAGTGCATCGAGCTGCTG tttaaAATTGCAacctacagagaagaaaagctgtttttgccTGTGGATGTTGAGGTCgggaggtggcagtggggcCGGCAGGGGGTGTCCCAGCACCACAATCAGCTGCGGGTGGCAGCGCTGCATCCTCCCCCGACTGTGGTGCTCCATCTGTCTCCAGTGTAA
- the ANKRD60 gene encoding ankyrin repeat domain-containing protein 60 isoform X1 has product MPRSTLPLQTLKIQLRLAETNEIFSLPQCQNDLTLKQLKSDLELLTGIPFHFQRLHYLDEIDLPDDSTFMDNDIVPGGTITMRIWKQDGWGHLVAAAVKGDTLKLVQLGVTEEYAGTSPYAKILGPEQKKEWVAHRAFVALFVASHRGHVNTVKFLLSHGADVRSKTPLGRTALHVAAVMGRCECIELLVSFGARALDPDCEGQTAVRLAQRWGQKESKRALMRVPRQLAGARPQHQDGAVQQAHGQPA; this is encoded by the exons ATGCCCAGGTCTACCTTGCCTCTGCAGACCCTTAAGATCCAGCTCAGGCTAGCTGAAACTAATGAGATATTTTCACTACCTCAATGCCAGAATGACTTGACTCTGAAGCAGCTTAAGTCTGATTTAGAATTATTGACTGGGATCCCCTTTCATTTCCAGCGGCTTCACTACCTGGATGAAA TAGACCTGCCAGATGATTCTACGTTTATGGACAATGATATTGTCCCTGGTGGAACAATTACAATGCGCATCTGGAAACAAGATGGCTGGGGGCATCTCGTGGCAGCTGCTGTGAAAGGAGACACTCTGAAG CTGGTCCAGCTGGGAGTTACAGAAGAGTATGCTGGCACCTCTCCATATGCAAAGATACTGGGACCAGAGCAGAAAAAGGAGTGGGTAGCACACCGTGCTTTTGTGGCTCTGTTTGTTGCCAGCCACAGAGGTCATGTTAACACTGTGAAGTTTCTCTTAAGTCATG GTGCAGATGTGCGCTCTAAAACTCCACTGGGAAGGACTGCGCTGCATGTAGCTGCTGTCATGGGCCGCTGTGAGTGCATCGAGCTGCTGGTGAGCTTTGGGGCACGAGCCCTCGACCCAGACTGCGAGGGGCAAACAGCAGTGAGGTTGGCTCAGCGCTGGGGCCAGAAGGAGAGCAAGCGTGCCCTGATGCGCGTTCCACGGCAGCTGGCTGGTGCCAGGCCTCAGCACCAggatggagctgtgcagcaggccCACGGCCAGCCAGCCTGA
- the ANKRD60 gene encoding ankyrin repeat domain-containing protein 60 isoform X6, which yields MPRSTLPLQTLKIQLRLAETNEIFSLPQCQNDLTLKQLKSDLELLTGIPFHFQRLHYLDEIDLPDDSTFMDNDIVPGGTITMRIWKQDGWGHLVAAAVKGDTLKLVQLGVTEEYAGTSPYAKILGPEQKKEWVAHRAFVALFVASHRGHVNTVKFLLSHGADVRSKTPLGRTALHVAAVMGRCECIELLMGTEAGEA from the exons ATGCCCAGGTCTACCTTGCCTCTGCAGACCCTTAAGATCCAGCTCAGGCTAGCTGAAACTAATGAGATATTTTCACTACCTCAATGCCAGAATGACTTGACTCTGAAGCAGCTTAAGTCTGATTTAGAATTATTGACTGGGATCCCCTTTCATTTCCAGCGGCTTCACTACCTGGATGAAA TAGACCTGCCAGATGATTCTACGTTTATGGACAATGATATTGTCCCTGGTGGAACAATTACAATGCGCATCTGGAAACAAGATGGCTGGGGGCATCTCGTGGCAGCTGCTGTGAAAGGAGACACTCTGAAG CTGGTCCAGCTGGGAGTTACAGAAGAGTATGCTGGCACCTCTCCATATGCAAAGATACTGGGACCAGAGCAGAAAAAGGAGTGGGTAGCACACCGTGCTTTTGTGGCTCTGTTTGTTGCCAGCCACAGAGGTCATGTTAACACTGTGAAGTTTCTCTTAAGTCATG GTGCAGATGTGCGCTCTAAAACTCCACTGGGAAGGACTGCGCTGCATGTAGCTGCTGTCATGGGCCGCTGTGAGTGCATCGAGCTGCTG ATGGGAACTGAAGCAGGAGAAGCGTGA
- the ANKRD60 gene encoding ankyrin repeat domain-containing protein 60 isoform X5 yields the protein MNDLTLKQLKSDLELLTGIPFHFQRLHYLDENLPDDSTFMDNDIVPGGTITMRIWKQDGWGHLVAAAVKGDTLKLVQLGVTEEYAGTSPYAKILGPEQKKEWVAHRAFVALFVASHRGHVNTVKFLLSHGADVRSKTPLGRTALHVAAVMGRCECIELLVSFGARALDPDCEGQTAVRLAQRWGQKESKRALMRVPRQLAGARPQHQDGAVQQAHGQPA from the exons ATG AATGACTTGACTCTGAAGCAGCTTAAGTCTGATTTAGAATTATTGACTGGGATCCCCTTTCATTTCCAGCGGCTTCACTACCTGGATGAAA ACCTGCCAGATGATTCTACGTTTATGGACAATGATATTGTCCCTGGTGGAACAATTACAATGCGCATCTGGAAACAAGATGGCTGGGGGCATCTCGTGGCAGCTGCTGTGAAAGGAGACACTCTGAAG CTGGTCCAGCTGGGAGTTACAGAAGAGTATGCTGGCACCTCTCCATATGCAAAGATACTGGGACCAGAGCAGAAAAAGGAGTGGGTAGCACACCGTGCTTTTGTGGCTCTGTTTGTTGCCAGCCACAGAGGTCATGTTAACACTGTGAAGTTTCTCTTAAGTCATG GTGCAGATGTGCGCTCTAAAACTCCACTGGGAAGGACTGCGCTGCATGTAGCTGCTGTCATGGGCCGCTGTGAGTGCATCGAGCTGCTGGTGAGCTTTGGGGCACGAGCCCTCGACCCAGACTGCGAGGGGCAAACAGCAGTGAGGTTGGCTCAGCGCTGGGGCCAGAAGGAGAGCAAGCGTGCCCTGATGCGCGTTCCACGGCAGCTGGCTGGTGCCAGGCCTCAGCACCAggatggagctgtgcagcaggccCACGGCCAGCCAGCCTGA